CTGAAGGCGCTGGTTTACGGAAAGATCGAACCGGCAGCCGGCGGCTTAGCGAAACAGACCCTTACCGTGCAACAGGGTATCGACATCGACCGGGCCCGGCAGATCGTCAAACTCGTCAAGGACAGCAAGCTCAAGGTCCAGGGCCAGATACAAGCGGATCAGGTGCGCATCACCGGCAAGAAACGAGACGATCTGCAAGCCGTGATCCAGTTACTCAAGGCGCAGGACCTCGGTTTGCCGCTGCAGGTCGTCAACTACCGGGACTAGTACGGCGGCGTGGCGGGTTCTTCCGCCAGGGCACCGATTGGGGGACGACTATTCTACGCCACCTTGCTGGCTTCGGGCGACACAGGCGTCTGGGAAAAAACACCGGTTGCGGTAGATCGCGTACCGCCCGCGGTAGGGCTTCCCGGCGCCGTGGAGGCTAAACGTCGGGCCGCTGACCACCAAGGACGGAATAACGAAAATCTCATCGGCAGCACGGCGGTGTTTGGCGATGCAGACAAACACATCGCAGTACCGCCGCTCCCATTCGCCATGCCGGTGGAAAGGGAAGCCGCTGGGCGCGCCGCCACCACCGCATTGAACCGGGGATGCTCCACGGCGATCGTTCTAATCACCACGGGATCCTCTGCCGGTGCTATCTGTCGAAAGGATGACCTACAAATGAAGAGGCCTTCCGATTCGGAAG
This genomic window from Candidatus Binatia bacterium contains:
- a CDS encoding YajQ family cyclic di-GMP-binding protein, encoding MPSFDIVSQVDRQEIDNAVNQTRKEIGQRYDFKGTKTEITLEEDSIQILSDDDFKVKAVVDILQSKLVRRNVSLKALVYGKIEPAAGGLAKQTLTVQQGIDIDRARQIVKLVKDSKLKVQGQIQADQVRITGKKRDDLQAVIQLLKAQDLGLPLQVVNYRD